The Tenebrio molitor chromosome 5, icTenMoli1.1, whole genome shotgun sequence genome segment aacTAGGTACCTCtcatcgtacatattatcacaaagtacaagatcactcactaccaatatctaacttgcataatagagaatttagaaactttggaaatcgaaaaaattattttaaatccactacggtaacatttcaaggtaatgatgtacgaatatatctttgtttacattgtattacggttaattattattatactatcccacctccacccggcggcacggcaattttgccggagtacatacactattacggatattactatcaagtaatagtgcagtgcttatcaacataattaccggcgtctcgcctccgcattttgactttgttgtgtattatgttctgtgtcaatgttaaggaacttccattaattattattattataataatagatttttttgtcggaaacgtTTTTCCATATTGTTtttatgtacatttaaacatcctcgataaggtagtaagtagtttgtacgccatttttgggacacctgtatatgtagatttattttcatttattttactaGTCGAGATTGGTGTAAAATAAACTAAGGCTCGATTGTATTAAGCGATGTCAAGTTCTTGTTAAAGTTAACGTAATGttaagcgatctgattgggggatatttaaaattggatttgaatcagccaatcaaatgggcggatttccgaattgacgcgttgttagctgatacgatgttaactaagctttatacaggcttattctaaatgattgtagtcgaagtaggcgtgaaaactgtaAAATTTCTGGTTGCCGCTcagtataaaaaacatcaaaatgatgtgaataagtgagaacacaccgttcacacacgggagttaaattgggtgcaaaacaactcaatgtttctggattcaatcgttaatttaacaaaaatacctaaataaaaatctcatcaccgcacttttcacctaaaaaatgacagtgacagcacagcgacaaaactgacagttcacatgaaagcggcaaaaatgtaataacatgggcatggcctacttcgactacaatcatttagaataacctgTACAACCGGGCCTAAGTATTCTTtgacaacaataaattattgctTACCACTTTTGTTCGTTTGTCTTCCAgttctcaaaaaattatttcaaataacAATCCATCATTTGtgtcttttaatatttctTCATTTCAACAATGTAAATCTCTCAGTTTTTCCCAGGCTTCTTTAGTGCTTAATGAGTGTTAATTAGGTCCTCCTTAATCTGTTACATATTTTTCACAACACATTCCACACcgcattttctctttttttatatttttgttcattaaGGACTCCGATTTTGCTCTTTTTCACTTCTTATCGTTTTAGCTTGAAATATCAAGAACCCAAGAATGTTATCCTATTTCTGTGAAACATTTAAATACCAACAACCCAGATAATAAAATAGTGAGAAATGATATTTTCATGAGTAACAGGGTCGTTGccacatttatcaaaacaaTTACCACAAATTCTAGAACTTTCGTTTCCAAATTACCAACTTTTGTTGGACGGTAGATATGCACTTTAAACGAGGAAATTATTCAAATGTCTAAATAATGATTGTAGTGTTGGTTAGGGGACAGTtaagtaaaattatttgaaaaaagttgcCATCAGTTCATTGTCATGACAAATGATGTCATCTCTGTACAGTTTTCACCATTTCTTCCTAAAgccataatttattttatatacgtataagtatttaaatttacacTTTGTACGTTTTTCTAAAATCTCTTTCCGAGacttatttgaattaaaaaaatcgaattaagCTAATGAGTTACCAACGGCGAGCAGTTAAGTTTTTTGTGCTTCTAAGTTCGTTATTTCAAAGTTCAAATGTGAGGAAGTATGGCAGAGTCTGCCAGCAAAATGGCAACCAATCAGGGAAGAATCAGCATAATCGagttaatttacatttaaatgattcccctgtttaattaatatttgccATTACTGCAAGAATCGGGAcaagaatttatttacttGGGTTGTAGGCCAATTATGTAAACTTGTTGTGCTGACTTACCACAACATAGCCTTGTCTGTAGTAATTCGAACGAGACCGGCAGCAGCAAAAACAATTTCcagttttaatttaacaatGCGAATTTCCTTACATCCATGAAagtgataattaaaaatagagATATTCTGAATTAGTCTTCACAAAGGTAAAGACGCTGCCAGGGGCAAATCTAACGGTGTCAGTTGAAAGACAGATATCTGTTTGTTGTAGATTTGTTACAAATGATTGTAGTGGCACCCCGTCGTTATATTCGGCAAACAAAGAAACCTCCTTAACACCTGACTCCCTTTATCGCGTCTTTTTACCTGGTCCGGGGCAAAAGTCGAGGAAGTTGCGTAATTCCACAGGTTGTCGCTAAGAGCAGGTAGAAAGCTCGTACGCACGCTACGCACCCATTAAATCCGCCAGGACCGTACTCCCCTTTTCTCAAACGAGCTTTGTTTCAGGTACAAGACAAACTAGAAGATCTTCCAGTGCTTCCGAAGCCAGTCACCAAAGAAAGCAAAGAAATAATCAAGGATTTAACCGTACGCTGCAGCAAATCAAAAAGCAAAGAGGCCAAGGAACTGGTGGATTTACTATCGACTCCCCATTTCAAATCGCTCATCGAGTGCCACGACGAAGTCGCACGAATCAGCGAAAATCCGAAACCGGTGAAGACTGACATTTCCAAATTATTCCCAGAGTTGAACGGCATGACGGGGGAGACTTTCAGGATGGTGGGGGTCCGGAAGAAGAACGGGGAACCCCTGGGATTGACGGTAAGTGTATTCTCAAGATTGTTTATCACATCTAAGAAACGTACGTGCAGGTGCAAGTGGATGACAACGAGAATCTGGTGATAGCGCGAATTCTTGAAGGGGGGATGATCGAGAAGCAAGGACTGCTTCATGTCGGGGACGTGATTTTGGAAGTTAATGGGACACCTGTCAACAGCGCGGAAGAGTTGCAGACTGAAGTGGCAAAGTCGAAGGATTCGGTCACCCTCAAAGTAGGTCAACCCAAAGATCCGGAAACTCACGCTTCACTTGTCATGAACGGAACCAACAACGGAGTCTCTAAAAAACTCACAGTACGTTTTAATCCAATCTATACTTCATCCTCAACACAAAGATTTTACTGTCGCTTAGAATTGGTTTCCAAATTGAGACAGAACTGTCAATTTTCCGTGCTCTAATTCCactgcaataaaattttatgttggGATGAAACCATAAACAAGATTACTTTTCTTTGTGTTGAATTTCATGTGACAAGTTATGAAACTTATCGATTTTGCAGTGCTACATGAGGGCACTCTACGAGTACGTCCCGGAAGAAGACACTTTGCTGCCATGCAAAGAAATCGGCTTGCCCTTCGACCGGGGCGACATTTTACAGATCGTCGATCAAAGAGATCCCAATTGGTGGCAAGCTAAAAAGGTTGGCGGTGACGGCAGAACAGGTCTTATCCCATCTCTAGAGTTGGAAGAGAGAAGAAAGGCGTTCGTAGCCCCCGAGGCTGACTTCGTCCACAAAATAAGCATATGCGGTGCTAGAATTtcgaaaaagaagaaaaaaatcatctaCCAATCGAAAAGTAATTGTGATTTCGATAAGGCTGAGCTATTGTTGTACGAAGAGGTTACCAGGATGCCACCGTTCAAGAGGAAAACTTTGGTATTGATTGGTACGCAAGGTGTGGGACGAAGAACGCTGAAAAATCGCTTGATCAACAGCGATCCTGATAAATTCGGAGGAGTTGTGCCATGTACGATGCGGTAAGTTTGTCACgtgttaaatattaatttcatctGTTTCAGATACGACAAGACCACAGAGAGTGCTGGAAGAGAACGGTCAGAGCTACTGGTTCACAGATCCTGAGACAATGGACGACGACATCAAACATTCTAAATTTCTCGAGTACGGAGAATACAACGGACATCTGTATGGAACACACTTAGATGCTATTAGGGATGTGATAAAACAAGTGAGTTCGCTCTTCGATCACCTGGGACGTGTTtcgaagaaaatttattttcagggAAAAATGTGCGTGCTGGACTGTAGCCCGATGGCGTTAAAAATTCTCCACAACAGTTCCGAATTCCTACCTTATGTAATTTTTATCGCGGCACCAGGGATGGAGCaactgaaaaatttatatGACGTAGGCAAAAGCAACTCGAATTTACGTTACTCCAGCCGGAATTTAACGGTGAGTGTCACGCTGTGCAAACAGAAATGTGCTTGggtcaaacattatttttatttaaaattgcatgaaATACTTGAAATTGTATCAGAAAGTAGATTTAGAGTCCCCGTGTTTGTtttatgtcaattttattGTGAGAATGTTCCATTACGTAGCTTATTTTTGTTGCATGAAGTTTGACCGTCAGAGCTCTATACGCTACAGTTCAAGGAGGGCAAGGACTCTAGAATCTCTGGCCTCTCTGTATGAAGTAAGTATCAGTTGGTATTAGTTTAGGACTTGGTTTAAACCAGTAGTTGCTGATGTTAATGGGAATAAATCCGTTTTGTAGGAAGAAGATCTAAAACGAGCACTCGAGGATAGCGCCAGTATGCAACGAACGTATGACAAGTACATTGACCAGGTAATTGTCAATAACGACTTCGACATCACTTTTCGACAAATAGTGGAGGCCTTGGATGCTTTAACTACTGAACATCAGTGGGTGCCAGTCAATTGGATTTATTGATATTCTACTGCCATTTACTTTAAGGAACATCGCTTAGAGTTGCAGGTTTTATATAGCTTATCATTCAGTGCTAACATCCTGACCGCACTTAGTTGACTGCCGACCCTGTCGAAAATACCTTTCGGCTAAATGCGGTCAGTTCTTGGGCGATTTTAGTGCAATTTTCAGTATTATTTAATCACACTGTAAACGTCTAGTGATACCGAGAAATTGAaatgtgtaattttttcatatttataaaACCTGATATTGTTATGAAACAGTAGGTAGTTAATTACTCTATAAAGCTGTAAGTGCTGACT includes the following:
- the vari gene encoding protein PALS2 isoform X1, yielding MVRTCYGIKWGCKPFTKNHQAEIQCKRVAKRGCTSTDFSGLDAFQHVRESIEYIDGTSGINETDLIFLKGLMDSPIMKNLVKVQDKLEDLPVLPKPVTKESKEIIKDLTVRCSKSKSKEAKELVDLLSTPHFKSLIECHDEVARISENPKPVKTDISKLFPELNGMTGETFRMVGVRKKNGEPLGLTVQVDDNENLVIARILEGGMIEKQGLLHVGDVILEVNGTPVNSAEELQTEVAKSKDSVTLKVGQPKDPETHASLVMNGTNNGVSKKLTCYMRALYEYVPEEDTLLPCKEIGLPFDRGDILQIVDQRDPNWWQAKKVGGDGRTGLIPSLELEERRKAFVAPEADFVHKISICGARISKKKKKIIYQSKSNCDFDKAELLLYEEVTRMPPFKRKTLVLIGTQGVGRRTLKNRLINSDPDKFGGVVPYTTRPQRVLEENGQSYWFTDPETMDDDIKHSKFLEYGEYNGHLYGTHLDAIRDVIKQGKMCVLDCSPMALKILHNSSEFLPYVIFIAAPGMEQLKNLYDVGKSNSNLRYSSRNLTFDRQSSIRYSSRRARTLESLASLYEEEDLKRALEDSASMQRTYDKYIDQVIVNNDFDITFRQIVEALDALTTEHQWVPVNWIY
- the vari gene encoding protein PALS2 isoform X2 → MVRFNKKDLPEKEQLLNGMAEIDKDTFRPISNDAFQHVRESIEYIDGTSGINETDLIFLKGLMDSPIMKNLVKVQDKLEDLPVLPKPVTKESKEIIKDLTVRCSKSKSKEAKELVDLLSTPHFKSLIECHDEVARISENPKPVKTDISKLFPELNGMTGETFRMVGVRKKNGEPLGLTVQVDDNENLVIARILEGGMIEKQGLLHVGDVILEVNGTPVNSAEELQTEVAKSKDSVTLKVGQPKDPETHASLVMNGTNNGVSKKLTCYMRALYEYVPEEDTLLPCKEIGLPFDRGDILQIVDQRDPNWWQAKKVGGDGRTGLIPSLELEERRKAFVAPEADFVHKISICGARISKKKKKIIYQSKSNCDFDKAELLLYEEVTRMPPFKRKTLVLIGTQGVGRRTLKNRLINSDPDKFGGVVPYTTRPQRVLEENGQSYWFTDPETMDDDIKHSKFLEYGEYNGHLYGTHLDAIRDVIKQGKMCVLDCSPMALKILHNSSEFLPYVIFIAAPGMEQLKNLYDVGKSNSNLRYSSRNLTFDRQSSIRYSSRRARTLESLASLYEEEDLKRALEDSASMQRTYDKYIDQVIVNNDFDITFRQIVEALDALTTEHQWVPVNWIY
- the vari gene encoding protein PALS2 isoform X3; translated protein: MTGETFRMVGVRKKNGEPLGLTVQVDDNENLVIARILEGGMIEKQGLLHVGDVILEVNGTPVNSAEELQTEVAKSKDSVTLKVGQPKDPETHASLVMNGTNNGVSKKLTCYMRALYEYVPEEDTLLPCKEIGLPFDRGDILQIVDQRDPNWWQAKKVGGDGRTGLIPSLELEERRKAFVAPEADFVHKISICGARISKKKKKIIYQSKSNCDFDKAELLLYEEVTRMPPFKRKTLVLIGTQGVGRRTLKNRLINSDPDKFGGVVPYTTRPQRVLEENGQSYWFTDPETMDDDIKHSKFLEYGEYNGHLYGTHLDAIRDVIKQGKMCVLDCSPMALKILHNSSEFLPYVIFIAAPGMEQLKNLYDVGKSNSNLRYSSRNLTFDRQSSIRYSSRRARTLESLASLYEEEDLKRALEDSASMQRTYDKYIDQVIVNNDFDITFRQIVEALDALTTEHQWVPVNWIY